One part of the Theropithecus gelada isolate Dixy chromosome 5, Tgel_1.0, whole genome shotgun sequence genome encodes these proteins:
- the N4BP2 gene encoding NEDD4-binding protein 2 isoform X2, with product MDCLLELSATDTKIEESSSQSFVASGNQVGAAESEIMEKHPEEESEDSKIDSFLDMQLTEDLDSLIQNAFEKLNSSPDDQVYSFLPSQDVNSFNDLSEFVNPDSSNMTPIFSTQNMNLNSENLDNSGSTLSLNPLPSHSVLSESKCFIKDNTLALESNYPEDSLLSSSLNVASDSIVGCSSLNQKQKELLESECVEAQFSEAPVDLDASEPQASLNLPGLDLPGMGGDQKSTRVSDVFLPSEGFNFKPHKHPELPTKGKDVSYCPVLAPLPLLLPPPPPPPMWNPMIPAFDLFQGNHGFVAPVVTTAAHWRSVNYTFPPSVISHTSPTKVWRNKDGTSAYQVQETPVSQVVRKKTSYVGLVLVLLRGLPGSGKSFLARTLQEDNPSGVILSTDDYFYINGQYQFDVKYLGEAHEWNQNRAKEAFEKKISPVIIDNTNLQAWEMKPYVALSQKHKYKVLFREPDTWWKFKPKELARRNIHGVSKEKITRMLEHYQRFVSVPIIMSSSVPEKIERIELCAYSCEDRSTSPRDNEDTISEKEENVLSSSLKHLDFIEEKNLDVTKETVLPENVTYLSNADLNKRRKEISDMNPSIQSTLILETPHMYFSDSESKLQVTDKSEEEQIEMVAVKGYSKTDTDSSMERVSPSTCYSENNQEDCDLANTEPLQNEKPSPGEIVEERATVKKKAFGKQKSKSTLEKFPRHELSNFVGDWPVDKTIGQRTKRNRKTEKTSSVQNDKKYNYPQSHKVLVNSLSVNIDCVQQRGSPHESVEDGRKSQCDDASEPLSSYKYDAYKNIEKNSFNIVGDWPSSDSLAQREHRSRMPKTGFSEPNLEIGTNGKMNEISLSTAHEACWGTSPQKLKTSSSSNLGSSEMLPSEMTCESQTCLSTKSHGQHTSLPLTFTNSAPTISGVVEPETLAECQEHMPKRDPGKEVGMCTQTEPQDFALLWKIEKNKISISDSIKVLTGRLDGFKPKVSSINTKSGVQEAIPYRVMYDKSTFVEESELTSADESENLNILCKLFGSFSLEALKDLYERCNKDIIWATSLLLDSETKLCEDTEFENFQKSCDGSQIGPFSLGLNLKEIISQRGTLENSNSPVPEFSHGIGISNANSQSACDAERGNSEQTEMRAVTPENHESMTSILLSAAVSLKNNDDVLPNSQAELLYSSKQSFPGIPKATTTDMSETEKNLVVTEAGDNIHSPSHFSDIFNFVSSTSNLEFNEEIYFADSLEIKRNEKFPKDYVKFPDAEEFMNEDEKEMEEILMAGSSLSAGVSEEDNTEILNPTPAMAKSLTIDCLELALPPELAFQLNELFGPVGIDSGSLTVEDCVVHIDLNLAKVIHEKWKESVMERQRQEEVSCGKFMQDPSLVGHTGLDNPEQKSSQRTGKKLLKTLAASEMLPLLDHWNTQTKKVSLREIMSEEIALQEKHNLKRETLMFEKDCATKLKEKQLFKIFPAINQNFLVDIFKDHNYSLEHTVQFLNCVLEGDPVKTVVAQEFVHQNENVTSHTGQKSKEKKPKKLKETEETPSELSFQDFEYPDYDDYRAEAFLHQQKRMECYSKAKEAYRIGKKNVATFYAQRGTLHEQKMKEANHLAAIEIFEKVNASLLPQNVLDLHGLHVDEALEHLMRVLEKKTEEFKQNGGKPYLSVITGRGNHSQGGVARIKPAVIKYLISHSFRFSEIKPGCLKVMLK from the exons ATGGATTGTCTATTAGAATTATCTGCCACTGATACCAAGATAGAAGAATCATCTTCACAAAGTTTTGTTGCTTCTGGGAACCAAGTAGGTGCAGCAGAAAGtgaaataatggaaaaacatCCTGAAGAAGAGAGTGAAGATTCAAAAATAGATTCATTTTTGGACATGCAGCTAACTGAAGACCTGGATTCCTTAATACAAAATGCTTTTGAGAAATTGAACTCTTCTCCTGATGACCAAGTATACTCATTTTTGCCTTCACAAGATGTTAATAGTTTTAATGACCTGAGTGAGTTTGTAAATCCTGATTCAAGTAATATGACTCCCATTTTTTCTACACAAAATATGAATTTGAACAGTGAAAATTTAGACAATTCTGGCTCTACGTTAAGTTTAAACCCATTACCTTCACATTCTGTTTTGAGCGAGTCCAAATGTTTTATAAAGGATAACACATTGGCTTTGGAAAGTAACTACCCAGAAGATTCTCTTCTCAGTAGTTCTTTAAATGTAGCAAGTGACTCCATCGTGGGCTGTAGCAGTCTcaatcaaaaacagaaagaactttTAGAATCTGAGTGTGTTGAGGCTCAATTCTCTGAAGCTCCTGTAGATTTGGATGCCAGCGAACCTCAGGCTTCTTTAAACCTTCCAGGGCTTGATTTACCGGGTATGGGTGGGGATCAAAAATCTACTCGGGTCTCTGATGTTTTTCTGCCTTCCGAAGGGTTCAACTTCAAGCCACACAAACATCCTGAACTGCCAACTAAGGGGAAAGATGTGAGTTACTGCCCAGTACTTGCTCCTCTTCCCTTACTGTTGCCTCCTCCGCCACCTCCACCGATGTGGAATCCAATGATTCCTGCTTTTGACCTCTTCCAAGGAAACCATGGCTTTGTAGCTCCTGTTGTAACCACAGCTGCACACTGGAGATCTGTGAACTACACATTTCCACCCTCAGTTATTTCTCACACTTCCCCAACAAAAGTATGGAGAAATAAAGATGGAACAAGTGCTTATCAAGTACAAGAAACCCCAGTTTCTCAGGTTGTAAGAAAGAAGACATCTTATGTTGGACTAGTTCTTGTTCTTCTCAGAGGTCTTCCAGGATCTGGAAAATCTTTTTTGGCAAG GACTTTGCAAGAGGATAATCCAAGTGGAGTCATTCTTAGTActgatgattatttttatataaatggacaGTACCAGTTTGATGTAAAGTACTTAGGAGAAGCACATGAATGGAACCAGAATCGTG CAAAAGAAGCATTTGAGAAGAAGATATCTCCTGTAATTATAGATAATACAAACCTACAGGCATGGGAAATGAAACCATATGTTGCTTTG TCTcagaaacacaaatacaaagTCCTTTTTCGGGAACCAGACACATGGTGGAAGTTTAAACCAAAGGAACTTGCAAG GCGTAACATTCACGGggtaagcaaagaaaaaataacaagaatGTTGGAACATTATCAACGTTTTGTTTCAGTGCCAATAATTATGAGTTCTTCGGTTCCAGAGAAAATTGAACGTATTGAATTGTGTGCATATTCTTGTGAGGATAGAAGCACTAG CCCAAGAGACAATGAAGATACTatctctgaaaaagaagaaaatgttttgtctTCATCTTTGAAGCATCTAGATTTCATTGAAGAGAAGAATCTTGATGTAACCAAAGAAACAGTGTTACCCGAGAATGTTACATATCTCTCTAATGCAGatttaaacaaaagaagaaaagaaataagtgatATGAATCCTAGCATTCAAAGTACTTTAATTCTGGAAACTCCACACATGTATTTTTCTGACTCTGAAAGCAAACTACAAGTAACAGACAAAAGTGAAGAAGAGCAAATAGAAATGGTGGCTGTAAAAGGGTATAGTAAAACTGACACAGATAGTTCTATGGAGAGAGTATCACCTAGTACTTGCTATAGTGAAAATAATCAAGAAGACTGTGATCTTGCAAATACCGAACCACTTCAAAATGAAAAACCCTCACCTGGTGAAATAGTGGAAGAAAGAgcaacagtaaagaaaaaagcctttgggaaacaaaaaagcaaatcaaCTTTGGAAAAGTTCCCAAGACATGAGCTGTCAAATTTTGTTGGTGACTGGCCAGTTGATAAGACTATTGGTCAGAGGacaaaaaggaatagaaaaacgGAAAAAACTTCATCTGTACAAAATGACAAAAAGTATAATTACCCTCAGTCACACAAAGTATTAGTTAACAGTTTATCTGTGAATATAGATTGTGTCCAGCAACGAGGATCTCCACATGAAAGTGTAGAGGATGGCAGAAAGTCACAGTGTGACGATGCTTCAGAGCCACTCAGTAGCTATAAATATGATgcttataaaaatattgaaaaaaactCATTCAACATTGTGGGTGACTGGCCTTCATCTGATTCTTTAGCTCAGAGGGAACACAGATCAAGAATGCCAAAGACTGGTTTCAGTGAGCCCAACCTAGAAATTGGAACAAAtggcaaaatgaatgaaatatcaTTATCTACAGCACATGAGGCCTGTTGGGGCACAAGCCCTCAAAAACTAAAGACATCGAGTAGCTCCAATTTAGGAAGTTCTGAAATGCTACCCAGTGAAATGACCTGTGAGAGTCAGACCTGTCTAAGTACAAAGAGTCATGGGCAACACACATCATTGCCTCTTACTTTTACCAATAGTGCACCAACTATTTCTGGAGTAGTGGAACCAGAAACATTAGCTGAATGTCAAGAGCATATGCCTAAGAGAGACCCTGGAAAAGAAGTGGGCATGTGTACCCAGACTGAACCACAGGATTTTGCTcttttatggaaaatagaaaagaataaaattagcatTTCAGATTCTATCAAAGTATTAACAGGAAGATTAGATGGATTTAAGCCGAAAGTTTCCAGTATTAACACAAAATCAGGTGTTCAAGAAGCAATTCCATATAGAGTAATGTATGATAAAAGCACGTTTGTTGAAGAAAGTGAGCTTACCAGTGCAGATGAATCTGAAAATCTTAACATTCTTTGTAAACTGTTTGGATCCTTTTCATTAGAAGCCCTGAAAGACTTATATGAGAGGTGTAATAAAGATATTATTTGGGCCACAAGTCTTTTGTTGGATTCTGAAACTAAGTTATGTGAGGATACAGAGTTTGAGAATTTCCAAAAATCGTGCGATGGATCACAAATTGGGCCTTTTTCTCTGGGGTTGaatttgaaagaaattattaGCCAAAGAGGAACTTTAGAGAATTCTAATTCTCCTGTGCCAGAGTTTAGCCATGGGATTGGTATTAGTAACGCTAACTCACAGTCTGCTTGTGATGCAGAAAGAGGAAACTCAGAGCAGACGGAAATGAGAGCTGTTACTCCTGAAAATCATGAATCAATGACAAGTATACTTCTCAGTGCTGCTGTGAGTCTAAAGAATAATGACGACGTACTTCCTAACAGCCAGGCAGAACTTTTATATAGCAGTAAGCAGTCCTTTCCAGGTATTCCAAAAGCTACTACTACAGATATgagtgaaacagaaaaaaacctagTAGTCACAGAGGCTGGAGACAACATACATTCTCCTTcacatttttctgatatttttaactttgtatcTAGTACTTCAAATCTTGaattcaatgaagaaatttattttgctgACTCTcttgaaataaagagaaatgaaaaatttccaaAGGATTATGTGAAATTTCCAGATGCAGAAGAATTTATGAATGAAGATGAGAAGGAAATGGAGGAAATTCTAATGGCAGGAAGTAGTTTATCAGCTGGAGTTAGTGAGGAAGATAATACCGAGATATTGAATCCCACTCCAGCGATGGCCAAATCTCTGACTATAGACTGTCTGGAATTGGCATTACCGCCTGAACTGGCTTTTCAACTTAATGAATTATTTGGTCCTGTTGGTATTGATTCAG GGTCTCTAACAGTTGAAGATTGTGTGGTTCATATAGATCTGAATCTGGCGAAAGTGATTcatgagaaatggaaagaatctGTAATG GAGCGACAAAGACAAGAAGAGGTGTCTTGTGGCAAGTTTATGCAGG ATCCTTCCTTGGTTGGACATACTGGGCTTGATAATCCTGAACAAAAATCATCTCAGAGAACAGGCAAAAAATTACTGAAGACCTTAGCAGCGTCTGAAATGCTACCTTTATTGGATCATTGGAATACTCAAACTAAAAAAGTATCACTCAGAGAAATAATGTCAGAAGAAATTGCTTTACAGGAAAAACATAATTTG aaaagggAGACCCTTATGTTTGAAaaagattgtgccactaaacTAAAGGAAAAGCAGCTCTTTAAGATCTTTCCAGCCATTAACCAAAATTTTCTGGTGGACATTTTCAAGGACCACAA CTATTCATTAGAACACACAGTGCAATTTCTTAACTGTGTTCTTGAAGGGGACCCTGTAAAAACAGTTGTAGCCCAAGAGTTTGTTCACCAAAATGAGAATGTCACATCTCATACTGGCCAGAAGTCTAAAGAGAAAAAG ccaaagaaattaaaagagactGAAGAAACACCAAGCGAACTGTCTTTCCAGGACTTTGAGTACCCAGACTATGATGACTACAGAGCAGAGGCTTTCCTTCACCAGCAGAAGAGGATGGAGTGCTACAGCAAGGCCAAAGAAGCATATCGGATAGGGAAGAAAAATGTCGCCACCTTTTATGCCCAGCGG